The genomic stretch GGCGTCGACGACGACGACGTCGAACTCCGCGAGGTTCCCGATGCGGTGCACGGCGCGGCGCGTGAACTTCGTGTGGTCGGCCAGCAGGACCCGCAGTTCCGCGCTGCGCAGGAAGGCGCGCTTGAGGTCCGCCGTGGCGCGGGACGGGTGGAAGCAGGCGCCGTCGGACACGGCCGTGACGGACATGAACACGACGTCGTAGTGCAGGTCGGCCAGCGCGGCGACGGCGCTGGAACCGCCGAAGGAGGCGAACTCGGGGACGAACTCCCCGCCCACCGCCGTGAGCCGGACCTCCGGTTCGGTGGCGAAGGCGGTGAGGACGGGCAGGAAGTTCGACACCACCGTGAGGGGCCCGCGCTCCTTGAGGGCGGGGACGAGGTGCAGCGCCGTCGTGCTGTCGTCCAGGGCCACGGCCTGCAGCGCTCCGCGGTCCGCCGCCCACCGCAGGGCCGCGGCGGCGATGGCTCGCTTCTGCGGCACGTTGAGGTCGGCGCGGTAGGCGTGGTGGTGCT from Kineococcus endophyticus encodes the following:
- a CDS encoding DeoR/GlpR family DNA-binding transcription regulator; translation: MSSLDRRHVIAERVRAQGSVRIDALAEEFGVSAMTIHRDLDHLHSRGVLRKVRSGAEARPSEAFEHHHAYRADLNVPQKRAIAAAALRWAADRGALQAVALDDSTTALHLVPALKERGPLTVVSNFLPVLTAFATEPEVRLTAVGGEFVPEFASFGGSSAVAALADLHYDVVFMSVTAVSDGACFHPSRATADLKRAFLRSAELRVLLADHTKFTRRAVHRIGNLAEFDVVVVDAETDPADVDAVRAAGVELVVAEEAHP